TTACCAATCTTTTCCCTTCCAACTTCAAATTGTGGCTTAACTAACATTACAATTTTTGCATTTTTTGCAAGAAATTTTTCAAAATATGGAATAACTTTTGTTAAAGAAATAAAAGAAACATCAATTACAATGTAGTCAACTTTTTCATCCCCAATATCCTTTTCCTTCAAATCTTTTATGTGCATTTCCTCAATTGATACAACTCTTTCATCATTTCTAAATTTCCAATCAAGCTGATTTTTTCCAACATCAACACTGTATACACATTTTGCTCCATTTTGCAATGCACAATCTGTAAATCCGCCAGTAGATGCTCCAATATCAAGTACCAATTTATCTTTAAAATTCAAATCCCAAGTCTTTATTGCTTT
This window of the Leptotrichia massiliensis genome carries:
- a CDS encoding TlyA family RNA methyltransferase, which codes for MKKRLDLILVEREFFETREKAKREIMVGNVIVNEQVVTKAGTMFKDNDDLNIRIKDKLKYVSRGGLKLEKAIKTWDLNFKDKLVLDIGASTGGFTDCALQNGAKCVYSVDVGKNQLDWKFRNDERVVSIEEMHIKDLKEKDIGDEKVDYIVIDVSFISLTKVIPYFEKFLAKNAKIVMLVKPQFEVGREKIGKNGVVENEEYHDEAIKKIISFSKECGYELIGVEDSPIKGAKGNKEFLMLLTFS